Below is a window of Chitinispirillales bacterium DNA.
AAGTTGAATTACCGGTTTTGTTAAAAAATCCACCAAAGGAGAATTAATGTTAAACCAACCTAAAAACATTGTAGTAAAAAGCGGAAACGCCAAAATTAAACATAGAAGTAAATTGCGTTTTAACGAATTGTATTCAAATTCACGATACTGTTTTACAGCGGTTTCAGTATTTTCGTTAAGCAATTCAAAATGATACCCGTGACTTTGCGCAGTATCTATTATATTCTCGATCTTCGTTTCCGACGTATTAAAATTAACGTATGCTTTTTCAATGAAAGGATTTACGTTTACGGCAATAACACCTTTATTGGTAAGCAAAATTTTTTTTAGACGATCGACATCGGCAACGCCGCATAATCCGAGCGCTGCAAATATCTCTATTCGTTGTTTATTTTTATTCTCAAATATCACGAAAATCTTCCGGTCCATTCGTTTTTCTTGACGATAGCATCCGGTAAAAAATATTCCAGTAAAAACAAAATAAGAGCAATAAATAAAAACAATTGATACTGTTCATTGAATCTCGCCTGTTTTGCCGTTCCAAAATCATTTTTTTTCATGTCGCTTATTTCTTTGTAAATTTCCTGCAAATTCAAGTCGATCCCCGCAAAAAAATACTTCCCGTTAGCCGCAATCGCAATTTCTTCAAGTGTTTTGGAGTTTAGGCGCGTAAGAACTATGTTCCCGTTTTTTTCCTTTTTGTAAACAACCGAATTGCCATTCTTTTGTTCTGGAATCGGCGAACCGCTTTCCGAACCTACTCCTACGCAATGTACAATAATCCCGTCTTGTGCAGCCAATTTTGCCGATTTCACGGCGTCGCCTTGATTCTCTTCTCCGTCGGAAATTATTAATAAAACTTTTGAAACGCCGCTTTTTACAAACGATTTTCGCGCCAACTCAATAGCGCCTGATAAATCTGTTCCCTGTGAACTAATCCAATCGGTATTTACAGATTCCAAAAACATTTTCGCCGCACCGTAATCCAAAGTTAGCGGCATTTGCGTAAAGCTCGTTCCGGCAAAAACTATAAGTCCTATCCTGTCGCCTGAAAACATATCAAGCAATTTTGAAATTTCATATTTCGCCCGCGTTATTCGGTTCGGAGCGATGTCTTGCGCAAGCATACTTTTTGAAATATCCAGCGCTATAAAAATATCTATGCCCTTTCGCTCAACCATTTCTGTTTTCACACCGAAACGTGGACGGGCGAGCGCAAAAATCAAAAGCGAGAACGCAAAAATGAAAATCGTCGCTTTAAGCGGACGAAAATTAAAATATTCTTTCGGAAATAATCTATAGACGACCTCTGTTTCGCCGAATTTTCTATAAAAATTACTTCGCATTGCAGAAAACAAAATATACAGCAAAATAAAAAACGGAATTAGCGAATACGCCCATAAAAAATCGGGAGAACCAAAACACATTATCCAATCCTCCTGAAACGTGTTTGTCGTAAGATAAATTCAAGACACAACAAAATAAAACCGCAAATAAGATACGGATAAAATTTCTCGTTCCAATCGGTAAATACCTTGCTTTCGACCGAACTTTTCTCCATACTGTCGATATCCTCGTAAATTTTTTGCAATTCGCTCGTGTTTTGCGCCCTAAAAAATTTTCCTCCGGTTTCCTGGGATATTTTTTTGAGAGTCTCCTCGTCCAAATCCGATTCCGTCATCCGAATTTCCGTCGAAATTTTACCGGTGAAAGGATTTTGCACTTTGACAGGAAACGGCACTTCTCCGCGCTTTCCGATTCCTATGGAATAAATTTTAATCCCCAATTGTGCGCACGCTTTTGCCGCAGCGACAGGCGAAACATCGCCGCGGTTATTCGCACCGTCGGTAAGTAAAATCATAACTTTACTTTTCCCTTTGCTTTCTTTCAAGCGATTTGCCGCCGTCGCTATTGCCGTACCTATTGCCGTACCTTGGTCGTCAAGTAAATCAAACGAAACTTCGCCCACAAATTGTCGAAGCAAATCGTAATCTAAAGTGAGCGGGCATTTTGTGTACGCTCTCCCCGCAAAAACTACAAGCCCTATTCTATCGCTGCTGCGTTTGTCGATAAAATCCACGAGGCATTTCTTGGCGACTTCTAATCGATTTGCCGGTTTAAAATCCAGCGCTTCCATACTACCGGAAATATCCAAAGCAACCATAATATCGACGCCGTGAGTCGTTATTTCTTCAAACGAGGTTCCCTGCTGCGGTCTTGCAAGCGCGACTACCAAAAGTGAAAACCCGATTACTTTCAAAACTATG
It encodes the following:
- a CDS encoding VWA domain-containing protein, which codes for MRFHSPQAFYLLILVIPMIAYYIYREKTSKTAVRYSDLSALKSIKPSFAVFARHILIVLKVIGFSLLVVALARPQQGTSFEEITTHGVDIMVALDISGSMEALDFKPANRLEVAKKCLVDFIDKRSSDRIGLVVFAGRAYTKCPLTLDYDLLRQFVGEVSFDLLDDQGTAIGTAIATAANRLKESKGKSKVMILLTDGANNRGDVSPVAAAKACAQLGIKIYSIGIGKRGEVPFPVKVQNPFTGKISTEIRMTESDLDEETLKKISQETGGKFFRAQNTSELQKIYEDIDSMEKSSVESKVFTDWNEKFYPYLICGFILLCLEFILRQTRFRRIG
- a CDS encoding VWA domain-containing protein, giving the protein MCFGSPDFLWAYSLIPFFILLYILFSAMRSNFYRKFGETEVVYRLFPKEYFNFRPLKATIFIFAFSLLIFALARPRFGVKTEMVERKGIDIFIALDISKSMLAQDIAPNRITRAKYEISKLLDMFSGDRIGLIVFAGTSFTQMPLTLDYGAAKMFLESVNTDWISSQGTDLSGAIELARKSFVKSGVSKVLLIISDGEENQGDAVKSAKLAAQDGIIVHCVGVGSESGSPIPEQKNGNSVVYKKEKNGNIVLTRLNSKTLEEIAIAANGKYFFAGIDLNLQEIYKEISDMKKNDFGTAKQARFNEQYQLFLFIALILFLLEYFLPDAIVKKNEWTGRFS